From Actinosynnema mirum DSM 43827, a single genomic window includes:
- a CDS encoding MBL fold metallo-hydrolase: MEFHGPVGLGPGQFFPDSPAGSWDGNRDWLAPDFWDPAADECRSAVQSWLLRSEGRTVLVDTGVGDDKDRPYSPVWSRRRSDYLANLAAAGVRPEDVDVVVNTHLHVDHVGWNTRLDGREWAPTFPNAEYLVTWQDFEFWDPANGHRSVLGRGNQNVFEDSVRPVREAGLVRLWDGSHRIDANLRLEPAPGHTPGSSALVLESGGERALFVGDLVHTPLQVVEPDTNSCFCEDPAGSRATRRRLLGVAAETGALVFPAHFGGHGALEVERDGSRFAVKRWSPFERIS; the protein is encoded by the coding sequence ATGGAGTTCCACGGCCCGGTGGGGCTCGGTCCGGGGCAGTTCTTCCCGGACAGCCCCGCCGGGTCGTGGGACGGGAACCGCGACTGGCTGGCGCCCGACTTCTGGGACCCGGCCGCGGACGAGTGCCGCTCGGCGGTCCAGAGCTGGCTGCTGCGCAGCGAGGGCCGCACGGTCCTGGTCGACACCGGCGTGGGCGACGACAAGGACCGGCCCTACTCGCCGGTGTGGAGCCGCAGGCGGAGCGACTACCTCGCGAACCTCGCCGCCGCCGGGGTGCGGCCCGAGGACGTGGACGTCGTGGTCAACACGCACCTGCACGTGGACCACGTCGGCTGGAACACCCGGCTCGACGGGCGCGAGTGGGCGCCGACGTTCCCGAACGCCGAGTACCTGGTGACGTGGCAGGACTTCGAGTTCTGGGACCCGGCCAACGGGCACCGGTCCGTGCTGGGGCGCGGCAACCAGAACGTGTTCGAGGACAGCGTGCGGCCGGTGCGCGAGGCCGGGCTGGTGCGGTTGTGGGACGGGTCGCACCGGATCGACGCGAACCTGCGGCTGGAGCCGGCCCCCGGTCACACGCCCGGCTCGTCCGCGCTCGTCCTGGAGTCCGGGGGCGAGCGGGCGCTGTTCGTCGGGGACCTGGTGCACACCCCGCTGCAGGTCGTGGAGCCGGACACCAACTCCTGCTTCTGCGAGGACCCGGCCGGGTCGCGGGCCACCCGGCGCAGGCTGCTCGGGGTGGCCGCCGAGACCGGCGCGCTGGTGTTCCCGGCGCACTTCGGCGGGCACGGCGCACTGGAGGTCGAGCGCGACGGGTCGCGGTTCGCGGTCAAGCGGTGGTCGCCGTTCGAGCGGATCTCCTGA
- a CDS encoding alpha/beta hydrolase, whose protein sequence is MITRHPHWAVAASVAASLVLVPPASGNPAPRWEPCAGNPAAECAAVPVPVDWADPGGERFDLAVARRPARFDVVSFDPRGVRRSNPVLCSPELVAALDRPTPSDQREFDALRAAALFDRAERGGLPDPDDPARPLDPAGPTYRPVSPLTRPDLPEAADRIARFDAPAQQAAQAAQVAPAAAQAPVPLPIYLQCADNRNDASTFARAEALRAASRAVAPDVRQSAYDLADLCVNPPVPATNPQRPLEAGDAPPVLLLNSRHAPSTPHGGARHVADQLPGSVLVTHEGLGHGVATRTPCAVDLVHRYLAERVLPQRGAHCPAG, encoded by the coding sequence ATGATCACTCGTCATCCGCACTGGGCGGTCGCGGCCTCGGTCGCCGCGTCGCTCGTCCTCGTCCCGCCCGCGAGCGGGAACCCCGCGCCTCGGTGGGAGCCCTGCGCCGGGAACCCGGCGGCCGAGTGCGCCGCCGTCCCCGTCCCGGTCGACTGGGCCGATCCCGGCGGGGAGCGGTTCGACCTGGCCGTGGCCCGCCGCCCCGCCCGTTTCGACGTCGTCAGCTTCGACCCGCGCGGCGTGCGGCGCAGCAACCCCGTGCTGTGCTCCCCGGAGCTGGTCGCCGCGCTGGACCGGCCGACGCCGTCGGACCAGCGGGAGTTCGACGCGCTGCGGGCCGCGGCCCTGTTCGACCGCGCCGAGCGGGGCGGGCTGCCCGACCCGGACGACCCGGCCCGCCCGCTCGACCCGGCCGGGCCGACCTACCGGCCGGTGTCCCCGCTGACCCGGCCGGACCTGCCGGAGGCCGCCGACCGGATCGCCCGGTTCGACGCTCCCGCCCAGCAGGCCGCCCAGGCCGCCCAGGTCGCCCCGGCCGCGGCGCAGGCCCCGGTCCCGCTGCCGATCTACCTCCAGTGCGCCGACAACCGCAACGACGCGTCGACCTTCGCCCGCGCGGAGGCGCTGCGCGCCGCCTCCCGCGCCGTGGCGCCGGACGTGCGGCAGTCCGCCTACGACCTGGCCGACCTGTGCGTGAACCCGCCGGTCCCCGCGACGAACCCACAGCGCCCGCTGGAGGCCGGGGACGCGCCGCCGGTCCTGCTGCTGAACTCGCGCCACGCCCCGTCGACGCCGCACGGGGGCGCGCGGCACGTGGCGGACCAGCTGCCCGGTTCGGTCCTGGTGACCCACGAGGGCCTCGGGCACGGGGTGGCGACCAGGACGCCCTGCGCGGTCGACCTGGTGCACCGCTACCTCGCCGAACGCGTTCTGCCGCAACGGGGCGCGCACTGCCCGGCGGGTTGA
- a CDS encoding histidine kinase has protein sequence MLPLPLTAAFLAVLHGPAPTGPADRSLGLGAAALTGTAGRFPLTAALLNPVLLLAAELVGADVASPVLVILTTISLAQLWARRDGWPCWSAAAAFAAAQVAIYAPHYDPLLSTSSLVLTTGPPVLLGWHVRSVRHAREAERGRDDAVRHARLAERTAIARELHDLVAHHLASITVQVGAARHALGGAHPGVDRALDQAHGTGRAALTDLKRLMAVLRDPAAGQDGTGVVVGEAGLTTALQAAVDRTRAAGAVVEAEVDGAVAGLDSIRRISVLRVVQEGLTNVVKHAGPRPRARVRVAVGEEEVRIVVADDGPAPRPPHNPGFGLVGMRERVELLGGSISAGGWAGVGLGAGGRHPDRGRAVIRVLLVDDQHLVRAGLRMLCGSSADLDVVGGGGGGRRGGAAGGAAGVGRGPDGDPRPRLSAVLA, from the coding sequence GTGCTGCCGCTGCCCCTCACGGCCGCGTTCCTGGCGGTGCTGCACGGCCCCGCGCCCACCGGCCCGGCCGACCGGTCCCTCGGCCTGGGCGCCGCCGCGCTCACCGGGACGGCCGGGCGGTTCCCGCTCACCGCCGCGCTGCTGAACCCGGTGCTGCTGCTCGCCGCCGAGCTCGTGGGCGCGGACGTGGCGTCCCCGGTGCTGGTCATCCTCACCACGATCTCGTTGGCCCAGCTGTGGGCGCGCCGCGACGGCTGGCCGTGCTGGAGCGCGGCGGCGGCGTTCGCGGCGGCGCAGGTGGCGATCTACGCGCCGCACTACGACCCGCTCCTGTCGACCTCCTCGCTGGTGCTGACCACGGGCCCGCCGGTGCTGCTGGGGTGGCACGTGCGCTCGGTGCGGCACGCGCGGGAGGCCGAGCGCGGCAGGGACGACGCGGTGCGGCACGCGCGGCTGGCCGAGCGCACGGCCATCGCGCGCGAGCTGCACGACCTGGTGGCGCACCACCTGGCGTCGATCACCGTGCAGGTGGGGGCGGCGCGCCACGCGCTGGGCGGCGCGCACCCCGGCGTCGACCGGGCCCTGGACCAGGCGCACGGCACCGGCCGGGCCGCGCTGACCGACCTGAAGCGGTTGATGGCGGTCCTGCGCGACCCCGCCGCGGGGCAGGACGGGACCGGCGTGGTGGTGGGGGAGGCCGGGCTGACCACGGCGCTCCAGGCGGCTGTGGACCGCACGCGCGCCGCGGGGGCCGTCGTGGAGGCGGAGGTGGACGGGGCGGTCGCCGGGCTCGACTCGATCCGCCGGATCTCGGTGCTGCGCGTGGTGCAGGAAGGGCTGACGAACGTGGTCAAGCACGCCGGTCCACGCCCCCGCGCGCGGGTGCGGGTGGCGGTCGGGGAGGAGGAGGTGCGGATCGTGGTGGCCGACGACGGGCCCGCGCCCCGCCCGCCGCACAACCCCGGCTTCGGCCTGGTGGGGATGCGGGAGCGGGTGGAACTGCTGGGCGGGAGCATCAGCGCGGGCGGGTGGGCGGGGGTCGGGCTGGGCGCTGGAGGTCGTCATCCCGACCGGGGGCGCGCGGTGATCCGGGTGCTGCTGGTGGACGACCAGCACCTGGTGCGCGCGGGCCTGCGGATGCTCTGCGGAAGCAGCGCCGACCTGGACGTGGTGGGGGGAGGCGGCGGAGGGCGGCGAGGCGGTGCGGCTGGTGGAGCGGCCGGCGTCGGACGTGGTCCTGATGGCGATCCGCGACCCCGGCTGAGCGCGGTCCTGGCCTAG
- a CDS encoding GlsB/YeaQ/YmgE family stress response membrane protein yields MIGFIVAGLIIGALARLIKPGKQNLSVIATLLLGLVGSVIGGTIANVLGTGDVFELNVLGFIVAVIASVLLIGVAEGLSGNRRSSVR; encoded by the coding sequence ATGATCGGGTTCATCGTCGCCGGCCTGATCATCGGCGCGCTCGCCCGACTGATCAAGCCCGGCAAGCAGAACCTCAGCGTGATCGCGACGCTGCTGCTCGGGCTCGTGGGCTCCGTCATCGGCGGCACGATCGCGAACGTGCTCGGCACCGGTGACGTCTTCGAGCTGAACGTCCTCGGCTTCATCGTCGCCGTGATCGCCTCCGTGCTGCTCATCGGCGTCGCCGAGGGCCTGTCGGGCAACCGCCGCTCCAGCGTCCGGTAA
- a CDS encoding alpha/beta fold hydrolase — protein sequence MHIVDRGSGTPLVLLHGFEVDHRDLLPLDPVIAGVGGWRRIYVDLPGMGRSPGDGVASARDVLRVVAGGLDELLGGEPFAVLGSSFGGLLARRLAHDARDRVLGLATLVGVVVSEHAQRRVPPRTVLHEDPAVLAALGEAAADYADQAVEHSHHSAQAFLDHTRPGLLAADRAAVTRIAADYGLGEPPERTSPEPFTAPALFLTGRQDHVVGYADAWATLEHYPRASFAALDGAGHNALFERPGLATALVVDWLERVRAELTRAG from the coding sequence GTGCACATCGTCGACCGCGGCAGCGGCACCCCGCTCGTCCTGCTCCACGGGTTCGAGGTCGATCACCGCGACCTCCTGCCGCTCGACCCCGTGATCGCCGGGGTGGGTGGTTGGCGGCGGATCTACGTCGACCTGCCCGGCATGGGGCGGTCCCCCGGTGACGGGGTCGCGAGCGCCCGCGACGTGCTGCGCGTGGTCGCGGGCGGGCTGGACGAGCTGCTCGGCGGGGAGCCGTTCGCGGTGCTCGGGAGTTCGTTCGGCGGGCTGCTCGCCCGGCGGCTCGCGCACGACGCCCGTGACCGGGTGCTCGGGTTGGCGACGCTCGTCGGCGTCGTGGTCTCCGAGCACGCCCAGCGCCGCGTGCCGCCGCGCACCGTCCTGCACGAGGACCCGGCCGTGCTGGCCGCCCTCGGCGAGGCGGCGGCGGACTACGCCGACCAGGCCGTCGAGCACAGCCACCACAGCGCCCAGGCGTTCCTCGACCACACCCGGCCGGGCCTGCTCGCCGCCGACCGGGCGGCCGTCACCCGCATCGCCGCCGACTACGGCCTCGGCGAACCCCCGGAGCGCACGTCCCCCGAGCCGTTCACCGCGCCCGCGCTGTTCCTGACCGGCAGGCAGGACCACGTGGTCGGCTACGCGGACGCCTGGGCCACGCTGGAGCACTACCCGCGCGCGAGCTTCGCGGCGCTGGACGGGGCCGGGCACAACGCCCTGTTCGAACGGCCCGGTCTGGCGACGGCGCTGGTGGTGGACTGGTTGGAGCGGGTGCGTGCGGAGCTGACGCGGGCCGGGTGA
- a CDS encoding alpha/beta fold hydrolase — protein MVTVVGSDLHLVADGPAGAPPVVLLSGLAGAIADWDPVTRLLATSARVVRFDRPGTGTSTPSPEPSSARREVAVLDAVLDAVGAPAVLVGHSLAGLHAEAFARLRPGRVRGAVLVDPSLAPPGIGRPADAGAALAKALLHLGVAGPAARAARPLLRLAGRPPARVAVVEELAGYPELVAEVDALRGAHPLPDVPWWVLTAGGTLGRPGSASRVLAAHGSMASLSPGGVHRVVPEAGHLVQLDDPRAVAGPVLRCLHSA, from the coding sequence GTGGTCACCGTCGTGGGCTCGGACCTGCACCTCGTCGCGGACGGACCGGCGGGCGCGCCGCCGGTCGTGCTCCTGTCCGGTCTCGCGGGCGCGATCGCCGACTGGGACCCGGTGACCCGGCTGCTGGCGACCTCCGCTCGGGTGGTGCGGTTCGACCGGCCGGGGACCGGGACGAGCACGCCGTCGCCCGAGCCCTCGTCGGCGCGGCGGGAGGTGGCCGTGCTGGACGCGGTCCTCGACGCCGTCGGCGCCCCGGCCGTGCTCGTCGGGCACTCGCTGGCCGGCCTGCACGCGGAGGCGTTCGCGCGGCTGCGCCCTGGGCGCGTGCGCGGCGCGGTGCTCGTGGACCCCAGCCTCGCGCCACCGGGCATCGGCCGACCCGCCGATGCCGGAGCCGCGCTCGCGAAAGCCCTGCTCCACCTGGGCGTCGCGGGGCCTGCGGCGCGCGCTGCCCGCCCGCTGCTCCGCCTGGCCGGGCGCCCGCCCGCCAGGGTCGCCGTGGTGGAGGAGCTCGCCGGGTACCCCGAGCTGGTCGCCGAGGTGGACGCGCTGCGCGGCGCGCACCCGCTGCCGGACGTGCCGTGGTGGGTGCTCACGGCGGGGGGGACGCTGGGACGGCCGGGGTCGGCGTCGCGCGTCCTCGCGGCTCATGGCTCGATGGCGTCGCTCTCCCCTGGCGGCGTGCACCGCGTCGTGCCGGAGGCGGGGCACCTGGTGCAGCTCGACGATCCCCGCGCGGTGGCCGGTCCGGTGCTGCGTTGCCTCCACAGCGCCTGA
- a CDS encoding SDR family NAD(P)-dependent oxidoreductase, producing the protein MAPPRQPVPDLAGRTVVVTGTTSGLGLALSGALARAGARVLMTVRDPERGASALAWVRDGITGAGSAETVRLDLADLASVRAAAADIRERAGDRVDVLVNNAAVSLGPRQLTRDGFELQIGTNHLGPAALTWLLMPALRAAGTPERPARVVTTSSLGHRTGGLDPADLHWERRSYSPTRAYGASKLANLLFAAELDRRLRRADDPVLSVAAHPGLTTSQLLANALARGGTWKTRLYALPERYLSQPVTDGILPQLLAATGPVGGGDYLGPTRLFGARGPAGPAKRSATARDPRLAAELWRATAAATGVAPDPGE; encoded by the coding sequence ATGGCACCACCGCGCCAGCCCGTCCCCGACCTCGCGGGCCGCACCGTCGTCGTCACCGGGACCACCTCCGGTCTCGGACTCGCGCTCTCCGGCGCGCTGGCCCGCGCGGGCGCCCGCGTCCTGATGACCGTCCGCGACCCCGAGCGCGGCGCGTCCGCCCTCGCCTGGGTGCGCGACGGGATCACCGGCGCCGGTTCCGCCGAGACCGTCCGGCTCGACCTGGCCGACCTCGCGTCCGTGCGCGCCGCCGCCGCCGACATCCGGGAGCGCGCGGGCGACCGGGTCGACGTGCTCGTCAACAACGCCGCCGTCTCGCTCGGGCCCCGCCAGCTCACCCGCGACGGGTTCGAGCTCCAGATCGGCACCAACCACCTCGGGCCCGCCGCGCTGACCTGGCTGCTGATGCCCGCCCTGCGCGCCGCCGGGACCCCGGAGCGGCCCGCCAGGGTGGTGACCACGTCCAGCCTCGGGCACCGCACCGGCGGGCTCGACCCCGCCGACCTGCACTGGGAGCGGCGGAGCTACTCGCCCACCCGCGCCTACGGGGCGTCCAAGCTCGCGAACCTGCTGTTCGCCGCCGAGCTGGACCGGCGGTTGCGCCGCGCCGACGACCCGGTGCTGTCGGTCGCCGCCCACCCCGGCCTGACCACCTCGCAACTGCTCGCCAACGCCCTCGCGCGCGGCGGCACCTGGAAGACCCGGCTGTACGCGCTGCCCGAGCGCTACCTGTCCCAGCCGGTCACCGACGGCATCCTGCCCCAGCTGCTCGCCGCCACCGGGCCGGTCGGCGGCGGGGACTACCTCGGACCCACCCGGTTGTTCGGCGCCAGGGGACCGGCCGGGCCCGCGAAGCGCTCGGCCACCGCCCGCGACCCGAGGCTCGCCGCCGAGCTGTGGCGGGCCACCGCCGCGGCCACCGGCGTCGCGCCCGACCCCGGTGAGTAG
- a CDS encoding carboxylesterase/lipase family protein: MTRSPAPVVRTPAGAVRGVRDGSGELYRAIPYAAAPVGAGRFAAPAPHPGWSGTRDGARPSPTAPQPVRDFGALDMTPYFGPGWVRGEEYLTVDVRTPAADDGARPVMVFVHGGGFVTGSTRAALYDGHAFARDGVVLVTVNYRLGVPGFLDLAGAPRNRGLLDVLAALGWVRSAIAAFGGDPGDVTVFGQSAGATLVGALLATPLAAGLFRRAVVQSGSGTGAFTPEQAGRVTAAASAALGVAATAEAFGAVPDERFLAVLPALAGLDLRTGTAADPLAGLSPFSLVLDAQPADALADGPARDVDLLIGSNTEEGRLYVVPQGKPEEGAEALGDVLFGSGTDRLALAHARISGGRTHVYSFAHRSTALGGRLGAAHTVELPFVFDVADEPWLHGATGLLGPDPAPAGLAARVHGAWVAFAGTGSPGWAAYSAEHPVVEVFG; this comes from the coding sequence GTGACCCGGAGCCCAGCGCCGGTCGTCCGCACCCCGGCGGGCGCCGTGCGCGGTGTCCGCGACGGCTCCGGCGAGCTGTACCGCGCCATCCCGTACGCGGCGGCCCCCGTCGGGGCGGGCCGCTTCGCCGCGCCTGCGCCGCACCCCGGCTGGTCCGGCACGCGCGACGGCGCCCGCCCCTCCCCCACCGCGCCCCAACCGGTCCGCGACTTCGGCGCGCTCGACATGACGCCCTACTTCGGGCCGGGCTGGGTGCGCGGCGAGGAGTACCTGACCGTCGACGTGCGCACGCCCGCCGCCGACGACGGCGCGCGGCCGGTGATGGTGTTCGTGCACGGCGGCGGGTTCGTCACCGGGTCGACGCGGGCCGCGCTGTACGACGGGCACGCGTTCGCCCGCGACGGCGTGGTCCTGGTGACGGTGAACTACCGCCTCGGCGTGCCCGGATTCCTGGACCTGGCCGGGGCCCCGCGCAACCGGGGGCTGCTGGACGTGCTCGCCGCGCTCGGCTGGGTGCGCTCGGCCATCGCGGCGTTCGGCGGTGATCCGGGCGACGTGACGGTGTTCGGCCAGTCCGCGGGCGCCACGCTGGTCGGCGCGCTGCTCGCGACGCCCCTGGCCGCCGGGTTGTTCCGGCGGGCGGTCGTGCAGAGCGGCAGCGGGACCGGCGCGTTCACCCCGGAGCAGGCGGGACGGGTCACCGCCGCCGCGTCTGCCGCGCTGGGGGTGGCGGCGACCGCCGAGGCGTTCGGGGCGGTCCCGGACGAGCGGTTCCTGGCGGTGCTGCCCGCGCTGGCCGGGCTCGACCTGCGCACGGGCACAGCCGCCGACCCGCTGGCCGGGTTGAGCCCGTTCAGCCTGGTGCTGGACGCGCAGCCCGCCGACGCCCTCGCGGACGGCCCGGCCCGCGACGTGGACCTGCTGATCGGCTCGAACACCGAGGAGGGGCGGCTGTACGTGGTGCCGCAAGGGAAGCCGGAGGAGGGGGCGGAGGCGCTCGGGGACGTGCTGTTCGGCTCCGGGACGGACCGCTTGGCGCTGGCGCACGCGCGGATCTCGGGCGGGCGCACGCACGTCTACTCCTTCGCGCACCGGTCGACGGCGCTGGGCGGGCGGCTCGGGGCGGCGCACACCGTGGAGCTGCCGTTCGTGTTCGACGTCGCGGACGAGCCGTGGCTGCACGGCGCGACCGGGCTGCTCGGCCCCGACCCCGCCCCCGCCGGGCTGGCCGCGCGCGTGCACGGGGCCTGGGTGGCGTTCGCGGGCACCGGGTCACCGGGGTGGGCGGCCTACTCCGCCGAGCACCCGGTGGTGGAGGTGTTCGGCTGA